One segment of Oscillospiraceae bacterium MB08-C2-2 DNA contains the following:
- a CDS encoding SDR family oxidoreductase, whose translation MSLFDLTGKVAVVTGASSGLGVQFAQALAKQGASLALVARRKDRLDKLAAEFNQAGTKAIAVQCDASKEEDIVAAVKEIKDAFGRIDILVNNAGVGLVDKAENQSKELWDTVIGVNLTGVFLFAREVAKVMIPQKYGKIINIGSLHSNTAINAAVNPVSAYATSKGGVQMLTKSLAAEWAQHNITVNAIGPAYFPSEMTDGAVSNDSFKQFVAVRCPMGRFGRDGELDGALIYFASDASSYTTGQLLNVDGGWNTI comes from the coding sequence ATGAGTCTTTTTGATTTAACAGGTAAAGTGGCGGTTGTAACAGGGGCTTCCTCCGGGTTGGGTGTTCAGTTTGCGCAGGCGCTTGCAAAACAAGGAGCAAGCCTTGCGCTGGTTGCCAGAAGAAAGGATCGTCTGGATAAGCTAGCTGCAGAATTTAACCAAGCGGGCACAAAAGCCATTGCAGTGCAGTGCGATGCCTCCAAAGAGGAGGATATCGTTGCGGCTGTTAAGGAAATCAAGGATGCATTTGGCAGAATTGATATTCTGGTGAACAATGCGGGTGTGGGTCTTGTTGATAAGGCTGAGAACCAATCCAAAGAGCTTTGGGATACGGTTATCGGCGTAAATCTGACCGGCGTGTTTCTGTTTGCCCGGGAGGTTGCCAAGGTTATGATTCCCCAGAAATATGGCAAGATCATCAACATCGGTTCGCTGCACAGCAATACGGCGATCAATGCCGCTGTTAATCCTGTATCCGCTTATGCTACTTCAAAGGGCGGTGTACAGATGCTGACCAAATCCCTTGCGGCGGAGTGGGCACAGCATAACATCACCGTGAATGCCATTGGGCCGGCTTATTTCCCCTCTGAAATGACCGATGGCGCAGTCAGCAACGACAGCTTTAAGCAGTTTGTGGCGGTTCGCTGCCCGATGGGCCGTTTTGGCCGTGACGGTGAGCTGGATGGTGCTTTGATTTATTTCGCTTCCGATGCTTCTTCCTATACAACCGGCCAGCTCCTGAATGTGGATGGCGGTTGGAATACCATATAA
- a CDS encoding YibE/F family protein, with product MKSKTKNVLVYILTVVFAILYIFIGNKMATKDFVHFSGVNSAVFKKSVVTEIVDRTSAEQQIGGVSYSGGVNIRFKARVLTGENKGEVLTALQNSDPYMTMQIKEVEVGDKILLTKNQDPSATIEWTIAEYVRSDALIVLALVFVGLLLLFGRGKGLNTIISLVFTCLAIFMVLIPAILSGKNIYGWSLVTCTYIVLITLLIVYGANEKSLAAGLGCAGGVLLSGALTMGMDQILKLTGMLDEESIYLLVLSEENPIDLKAIIFAAIMIGAIGAIMDVSMSIASALSEVCGTMQSPTWGSVVKSGLTIGQDIMGTMTNTLILAYIGSSLSIVLLLAAYNASLIHLTNMEMIVVEILQSLIGSIGILFTLPLSSLICAFLYTRKKTDKSRQAA from the coding sequence ATGAAAAGCAAAACAAAGAATGTATTGGTCTATATTTTGACCGTTGTATTTGCCATTTTATACATATTCATAGGGAATAAGATGGCCACCAAGGATTTTGTTCATTTCAGCGGGGTCAACTCGGCTGTTTTTAAAAAGAGTGTTGTTACCGAAATTGTTGACCGCACCTCCGCCGAGCAGCAAATTGGTGGTGTATCCTATTCTGGTGGGGTGAATATTCGCTTTAAGGCAAGGGTTCTCACCGGAGAAAACAAAGGGGAGGTTCTCACAGCCTTACAGAATTCCGACCCCTACATGACCATGCAGATTAAAGAGGTTGAGGTGGGGGATAAAATCCTTTTGACCAAAAACCAAGACCCCAGTGCCACCATTGAATGGACAATTGCCGAATATGTCCGCAGTGATGCTTTGATTGTGCTGGCGCTGGTATTTGTGGGGCTGCTTCTTTTGTTTGGCAGGGGGAAAGGGCTTAATACCATTATTTCGCTGGTTTTTACCTGTCTTGCTATCTTTATGGTGCTGATCCCCGCCATTCTTTCCGGCAAAAATATATACGGCTGGTCTTTGGTGACCTGTACTTATATTGTGTTGATCACCCTGCTGATTGTGTATGGAGCCAATGAAAAGAGTTTGGCGGCAGGCTTGGGGTGTGCCGGCGGGGTTTTGCTTTCCGGTGCTTTAACCATGGGCATGGATCAGATTCTCAAGCTGACCGGTATGCTGGATGAGGAATCCATTTATCTGCTGGTGCTCAGCGAGGAAAATCCCATTGATCTCAAGGCGATCATTTTTGCCGCTATCATGATCGGCGCCATCGGGGCTATTATGGATGTGTCCATGTCCATTGCTTCGGCTCTTTCGGAGGTGTGCGGAACCATGCAGTCGCCCACTTGGGGCAGCGTTGTCAAATCTGGGCTGACCATTGGCCAAGATATTATGGGAACCATGACCAACACCCTGATTTTGGCTTATATCGGCAGTTCGCTTTCCATTGTGCTGCTGCTGGCGGCCTACAATGCCTCACTCATTCATCTGACCAATATGGAAATGATTGTGGTTGAAATCCTGCAATCCCTGATCGGCAGCATCGGCATTCTCTTTACACTGCCGCTCAGCTCGCTGATTTGTGCGTTCCTGTATACCCGCAAAAAAACAGATAAATCCCGGCAGGCCGCCTAG
- a CDS encoding transporter substrate-binding domain-containing protein, with the protein MKKKLGLILFLVLSLVLTACGGAGNSSQSQEPVASASPSAPASEAEAASSEAPAASGGELIMATEAGFAPYEYYSGSDIVGVDVDIAKEIAAEMGKTLKVVDMEFGAIIPTVDAGKADFGAAGMSITEERKEQVDFTIEYATSKQVIVVAKDSAIKGPADLGGKTVGVQLGTTGDLVLADEYPDVTLKQYNKFFDATNDLINKRIDAIVVDSLPAQEIVKTSENLVILDEELLIDKYAFCVKKGNTELLDTINKVMQRLVDEGKIDEYTLSHSA; encoded by the coding sequence ATGAAGAAAAAATTAGGCCTTATTTTATTTTTAGTGCTTTCATTGGTGCTGACTGCATGCGGTGGAGCAGGTAACAGCAGCCAGTCTCAGGAGCCTGTTGCTTCAGCATCTCCCTCAGCGCCTGCATCCGAGGCAGAGGCCGCTTCCAGCGAAGCCCCTGCGGCATCCGGCGGTGAACTGATTATGGCCACTGAGGCTGGCTTTGCACCCTATGAATACTACAGCGGCAGCGATATTGTTGGCGTGGATGTGGATATAGCCAAAGAGATTGCCGCTGAAATGGGCAAAACCCTTAAGGTTGTAGACATGGAATTCGGTGCCATCATTCCCACCGTTGATGCCGGTAAAGCCGATTTCGGCGCAGCCGGTATGTCCATCACTGAAGAAAGAAAAGAGCAGGTGGATTTCACCATTGAATACGCCACCTCCAAGCAGGTTATTGTTGTTGCTAAAGACAGCGCCATTAAAGGCCCTGCTGATCTCGGCGGCAAAACAGTTGGTGTTCAGCTGGGAACCACCGGTGACTTAGTGCTGGCAGATGAATATCCCGATGTGACTCTCAAGCAGTATAATAAATTCTTCGATGCCACCAACGATTTGATCAACAAGCGTATCGATGCCATTGTGGTGGATAGCCTGCCCGCTCAGGAGATTGTCAAAACTTCCGAAAATCTTGTGATTTTGGATGAAGAGCTTTTGATAGATAAATATGCCTTCTGTGTGAAAAAAGGCAACACAGAGCTGCTGGATACCATTAACAAGGTTATGCAGAGGCTGGTTGACGAAGGCAAGATCGATGAATACACCCTTAGCCATTCGGCTTAA
- a CDS encoding rhodanese-like domain-containing protein produces the protein MPAILTQSFSTITMQKAYEVLAANPDITILDVRSDPEYRQGHIPGSVHLPGGRIHDIDALLPDKNTPLFVYCLSGIRSHHACIALAELGYSNLTNIGGIAQWPGHLEKGFH, from the coding sequence ATGCCCGCTATTTTAACACAGTCTTTTTCCACCATTACCATGCAAAAAGCATATGAGGTTCTAGCCGCCAATCCGGATATCACAATCTTGGATGTACGGTCTGACCCTGAATATCGGCAGGGTCATATCCCCGGAAGTGTTCATCTTCCGGGAGGCAGGATACATGATATTGACGCGCTGCTGCCGGATAAAAACACCCCTCTCTTTGTTTATTGCCTCAGCGGTATCCGCAGCCATCATGCCTGTATTGCCTTGGCAGAGCTAGGTTACAGCAATCTCACCAACATAGGCGGCATAGCCCAGTGGCCCGGTCACCTTGAAAAGGGCTTCCATTAA
- a CDS encoding DUF1294 domain-containing protein yields MHTLAAILFLWNTVVFLLYGTDKQRAKKKARRIPERTLLLCSCFIGGIGALAGMFFFRHKTQHTRFRILVPIFFLTTTVAMVYLYRIL; encoded by the coding sequence ATGCATACACTGGCAGCGATCCTGTTTCTCTGGAATACCGTTGTATTCTTGCTTTATGGCACAGATAAGCAAAGAGCCAAAAAGAAGGCTCGGCGTATCCCCGAGCGTACTCTTTTGCTTTGTTCATGTTTCATTGGCGGTATTGGTGCTTTGGCCGGCATGTTCTTTTTCCGCCATAAAACCCAGCATACCCGGTTTAGGATATTGGTGCCTATATTTTTTCTGACCACAACTGTGGCGATGGTTTATCTTTACAGGATTCTATAG
- a CDS encoding pyridoxamine 5'-phosphate oxidase family protein, which translates to MKRFQLTEKQVEELLHRAEVGRLGTIGEDGYPYVIAMHFVYHKGSIYMHGLPKGQKIDNIQKYPKVCFEVDELLGLQIDADGKACNTEAVYNSAVIRGTARILEEIESKREVLGKLVEKYTPQFAGQELPENMVKGTAVIEIRIDTSTGKYHS; encoded by the coding sequence ATGAAACGATTTCAGTTAACAGAAAAGCAGGTGGAGGAGCTCCTTCACAGAGCAGAGGTAGGCCGGCTGGGTACCATTGGAGAGGATGGCTACCCCTATGTAATTGCCATGCATTTTGTTTATCACAAAGGCAGCATCTATATGCATGGGTTGCCCAAGGGCCAGAAGATTGATAACATACAAAAATACCCCAAGGTCTGCTTTGAGGTGGATGAATTGCTGGGGCTTCAAATTGATGCAGATGGTAAAGCCTGCAATACAGAAGCGGTCTATAACAGCGCTGTTATCAGGGGAACCGCCCGAATTTTAGAAGAAATAGAATCTAAAAGAGAGGTGCTTGGCAAGCTGGTTGAAAAATATACACCTCAGTTTGCGGGGCAGGAGCTCCCGGAAAATATGGTAAAGGGCACGGCGGTGATCGAAATCCGTATAGACACATCCACAGGCAAATACCACAGCTAA
- a CDS encoding ABC-F family ATP-binding cassette domain-containing protein, with product MLISAEKITKSYNEKPLLEDCTLHLSEGDKIGVIGRNGAGKSTFIKIMAGAEIPDGGTVTRFSGAQIGYLSQNPDLDEKATVLEQVLTMAGGERDLQEYQAKNILNRLGITCFDALIGQLSGGQKKRVALAAVLITPCEALILDEPTNHLDNDMIAWLEGFLIKYTGALLMVTHDRYFLDRVVSKIAEVDSASLYLYEANYSKYLELKALRDEAEASAFRKRQSLLRKELAWISRGAKARSTKSRFRVERYEALSAMDGPETASKLELSSISSRLGRKTIEITDLTKGFGGEEPLIRNFEHVLARDARIGFVGHNGCGKTTLLKLIAGQLEPDSGSVVLGDTVKIGYFSQECDEMDLSQKVIDYVKGFGESIQTPEGTLTASQLLEKFLFPSDLQWNTIGRLSGGERRRLFLLGVLITAPNVLLLDEPTNDLDIDTLMILEEYIESFQGAVLAVSHDRYFLDKIAHWIFEFQEDGVIRQYMGGYSDYLRERPTRAGGGEKAAAPKVQGEKRTPSSPRKLRFSFKEQREYEEIDDTIARLEQEKEQLDQELVTGSSDYERLQQLLTRQTELEKELENQTERWVYLNELAEKIAEQESANR from the coding sequence ATGCTCATTTCTGCGGAGAAAATCACCAAAAGCTATAATGAAAAGCCTTTGCTGGAGGATTGCACCCTCCATTTAAGCGAGGGGGATAAAATAGGGGTTATCGGCCGCAACGGTGCCGGAAAATCCACCTTTATTAAAATCATGGCGGGAGCAGAAATCCCGGATGGAGGCACAGTCACCCGATTTTCCGGGGCACAGATCGGCTATCTGTCGCAAAACCCTGATCTGGATGAAAAGGCTACCGTTTTGGAGCAGGTGCTGACCATGGCTGGCGGTGAGCGTGACTTGCAGGAGTATCAGGCTAAAAACATCCTCAACCGGCTGGGAATTACCTGCTTTGATGCTTTGATCGGGCAGCTTTCCGGCGGGCAGAAAAAGCGGGTGGCATTGGCGGCGGTCTTGATCACCCCTTGTGAAGCTTTGATTCTGGATGAGCCTACCAACCATTTGGATAACGACATGATTGCGTGGCTGGAGGGCTTTTTGATCAAATATACCGGCGCTTTGCTGATGGTTACCCATGACCGGTATTTTCTCGATCGAGTGGTTTCGAAAATCGCTGAGGTAGATAGCGCTTCTCTTTATCTTTACGAAGCGAATTACTCCAAATATCTGGAGCTGAAAGCGCTCCGGGATGAAGCGGAGGCCAGTGCCTTCCGCAAGCGCCAAAGCCTGCTCCGCAAAGAGCTGGCATGGATCAGCCGGGGTGCCAAGGCAAGAAGCACGAAGAGCCGGTTCCGAGTGGAGCGTTATGAGGCGCTGAGCGCCATGGATGGCCCCGAAACCGCCTCAAAGCTGGAGCTTAGCTCTATTTCCAGTCGACTTGGGCGCAAAACCATCGAGATAACCGATCTGACCAAAGGCTTTGGGGGAGAAGAACCTCTCATTCGGAATTTTGAGCATGTGTTGGCCCGTGATGCCCGCATTGGCTTTGTGGGGCACAATGGCTGTGGCAAGACCACGTTACTCAAGCTGATTGCCGGGCAGTTGGAACCGGATAGTGGCTCTGTGGTTTTAGGCGATACCGTTAAAATCGGCTATTTCTCGCAGGAATGCGATGAAATGGATTTATCCCAAAAGGTGATTGATTATGTCAAGGGTTTCGGAGAATCCATCCAAACCCCGGAAGGGACACTGACCGCCTCGCAGCTTCTGGAAAAATTCTTATTCCCCTCCGATCTCCAATGGAATACCATTGGCAGATTGTCAGGCGGAGAGCGCCGCCGGCTTTTTCTGCTGGGTGTGCTGATAACCGCCCCCAATGTTCTGCTGCTGGATGAGCCCACCAATGATTTGGATATCGATACCCTGATGATTCTGGAAGAATACATTGAGAGCTTTCAGGGCGCTGTGCTGGCGGTTTCCCATGACCGTTACTTTTTGGATAAGATTGCCCACTGGATTTTTGAGTTTCAGGAGGACGGTGTCATCCGCCAATATATGGGGGGCTACTCCGATTATCTCAGGGAGCGTCCCACTCGGGCGGGCGGCGGTGAAAAAGCGGCAGCACCTAAGGTTCAGGGGGAAAAACGAACGCCCAGTTCCCCTAGAAAGCTGCGCTTTTCTTTTAAAGAGCAAAGAGAATACGAAGAAATTGATGATACCATTGCCCGGCTGGAGCAGGAAAAAGAGCAGCTTGATCAGGAGTTGGTGACCGGTTCCAGCGATTACGAAAGGCTCCAGCAGCTTTTGACCCGTCAGACAGAGCTGGAAAAGGAACTGGAGAATCAAACAGAGCGCTGGGTGTATCTCAATGAATTAGCGGAAAAAATAGCAGAACAGGAATCAGCAAACAGATAA
- the trxA gene encoding thioredoxin gives MSTIVLTKENFEDEVLSSDKPVLVDFWAPWCGPCRMLSPVLEEVGKETADRVKIGKVNVDEEQELAAEFNVMSIPMLAVIQAGKLAAVSVGVKPKAQILELLEGL, from the coding sequence ATGTCAACCATTGTATTAACCAAAGAAAACTTTGAAGATGAGGTTCTTTCTTCTGATAAACCGGTTCTGGTGGATTTCTGGGCTCCTTGGTGCGGGCCGTGCCGCATGCTCTCCCCTGTTTTGGAGGAGGTTGGCAAAGAAACAGCCGATCGGGTAAAAATCGGCAAAGTCAATGTGGATGAAGAACAAGAACTGGCCGCCGAGTTTAATGTGATGAGCATCCCCATGCTTGCTGTTATCCAAGCCGGTAAGCTGGCCGCTGTTTCAGTAGGGGTAAAACCCAAGGCTCAGATTCTGGAGCTTCTGGAGGGATTATAA
- a CDS encoding MATE family efflux transporter encodes MSKETKTTAKPENRMGTMPVNRLLISMALPIVFSMLVEALYNILDSVWVSRIDEQALSALGIVAPVQNLMIAMGVGTGVGVNALLSRSLGEKNFSLANSTAKNGIFVSLIYTVSFMLFGIFGARPFMALQTDVSEIIEYGTSYISICCIFSVGLFAQLIYEKLLQSTGKTKYILLTQGLGAVINMVLDPIMIFGLLGCPAMGVKGAAISNVIGQIAGGIVAVYVCHRKNEDISLQFSGFRPSAPVLKEIYKVGLPSIIMLSIWSFMLFFLNKVLSAFTYTATAFMGVYYKIQSFVFMPIFGITNAVVPIVAYNYGAQSKARMIQAIRLAILYASGIMLVGLALFQLFPSQILALFKPSDSMLEIGVAGLRTISISFVLAGYGIVCSSVFQSLGMGVLSMAGSISRQLVVLVPAAFLLARTGSINNVWWAFPIAEISTLILVTVFLIRIYRQKIKPLPDVPPELPPIMDNSSVDVETA; translated from the coding sequence GTGAGTAAGGAAACAAAAACCACGGCAAAACCGGAAAACAGAATGGGTACCATGCCTGTTAACCGGCTGTTGATTTCCATGGCACTGCCCATTGTATTCTCTATGCTGGTGGAAGCTCTTTATAATATATTGGACAGCGTTTGGGTTTCCCGAATTGATGAGCAGGCCTTATCCGCTCTGGGCATTGTGGCGCCTGTACAGAATTTAATGATTGCCATGGGTGTGGGCACCGGAGTGGGCGTGAATGCACTGCTTTCCCGCAGCTTGGGCGAGAAAAATTTCAGCCTTGCCAACAGTACCGCTAAAAACGGCATATTCGTCAGCTTGATTTATACCGTGAGCTTCATGCTGTTCGGCATCTTTGGGGCACGGCCTTTTATGGCACTGCAAACCGATGTGTCGGAAATTATCGAGTATGGTACTTCTTATATATCCATCTGCTGCATTTTTTCGGTTGGGCTGTTTGCTCAGCTGATCTATGAAAAGCTGCTGCAATCCACCGGAAAAACCAAATACATTCTTCTTACCCAAGGTCTCGGGGCGGTCATCAATATGGTTTTGGATCCCATTATGATTTTCGGGCTGCTGGGATGCCCAGCCATGGGTGTGAAGGGAGCCGCTATCTCCAATGTAATCGGCCAGATTGCAGGCGGAATTGTGGCGGTTTATGTCTGCCACCGAAAAAACGAGGATATTTCGCTCCAGTTTAGCGGCTTTCGCCCCAGCGCTCCGGTATTGAAGGAAATATATAAGGTGGGCCTCCCCTCCATTATCATGCTTTCCATCTGGTCGTTTATGCTGTTTTTCCTCAATAAGGTGCTTTCTGCTTTTACCTACACCGCCACCGCCTTTATGGGGGTTTATTACAAGATTCAAAGCTTTGTCTTTATGCCCATTTTCGGCATCACCAACGCTGTTGTTCCCATTGTTGCCTACAATTACGGCGCCCAAAGCAAGGCCCGTATGATTCAGGCAATCCGGCTGGCCATCCTTTATGCCAGTGGCATTATGCTGGTGGGTCTGGCGCTTTTCCAGCTCTTCCCCTCTCAGATATTGGCCTTGTTTAAGCCATCGGATTCCATGCTCGAAATTGGAGTGGCCGGCCTGCGGACCATAAGCATCAGCTTTGTTTTAGCTGGCTATGGCATTGTATGCTCCTCTGTGTTTCAGTCTTTGGGGATGGGCGTTTTAAGCATGGCTGGCTCCATCAGCCGCCAGTTGGTGGTATTGGTGCCTGCAGCTTTTCTGTTGGCACGTACCGGTTCTATCAACAACGTTTGGTGGGCCTTCCCCATTGCCGAGATCAGCACGCTGATTCTGGTAACGGTATTTCTGATACGCATTTATCGCCAAAAAATAAAGCCCTTGCCGGATGTTCCCCCTGAGCTGCCTCCTATCATGGATAACAGCTCTGTGGATGTGGAAACCGCCTAA
- a CDS encoding nitroreductase family protein, whose amino-acid sequence MSYQETSLQQAIADRRSIRILSTDSSVTKERLEKIIQNSLCTPSAFSMQSSRLVVLMDKEHKHFWKLVEEALAPLLKDAESLAATKERLAGFAAGNGTILFFENKETVEAMQKNFPSYSDNFTVWSEHGNAMLQYALWLSLSADGIAASLQHYNPLVDSAVQSTWGVDSKWKLIAQMPFGKAAETPGERAFLPFDTVVSFHE is encoded by the coding sequence ATGTCTTATCAAGAAACTTCTCTTCAGCAAGCCATTGCCGACCGCCGTTCCATCCGCATTTTAAGCACAGATTCTTCGGTAACCAAGGAGAGACTAGAGAAGATCATTCAAAATTCACTATGCACCCCCAGCGCTTTTTCGATGCAGAGCAGCCGGTTGGTTGTTTTGATGGATAAAGAGCATAAACATTTCTGGAAGCTGGTTGAGGAAGCACTCGCCCCTCTTTTAAAGGATGCAGAAAGTCTGGCCGCCACCAAAGAGAGGCTGGCCGGGTTTGCCGCAGGCAACGGCACCATTCTCTTTTTTGAAAATAAAGAAACAGTTGAAGCTATGCAAAAGAATTTCCCCAGCTACAGCGATAATTTTACTGTTTGGTCTGAGCACGGAAATGCAATGCTCCAATATGCCCTGTGGCTGAGCCTGAGCGCCGATGGTATTGCGGCTTCTCTCCAGCATTACAACCCGCTGGTTGACTCTGCTGTTCAATCCACTTGGGGTGTAGACTCCAAATGGAAGCTGATTGCTCAAATGCCATTTGGCAAGGCTGCCGAAACTCCGGGTGAGCGTGCTTTTCTTCCTTTTGATACTGTGGTTTCCTTCCACGAATAA
- a CDS encoding helix-turn-helix transcriptional regulator, producing MYIKIRNLREDKDLMQREMAEILHCSQRVYSHYERGELDIPTEILIKLADYHNTTTDYLLGRTDVKDPLPRSKK from the coding sequence ATGTATATAAAAATCCGAAATCTGAGGGAAGACAAAGATTTAATGCAAAGAGAAATGGCCGAAATTCTGCATTGCAGCCAAAGAGTTTACAGTCATTATGAGCGTGGAGAGCTGGATATTCCCACCGAGATTTTAATCAAGCTTGCAGATTACCACAATACAACCACTGATTATCTTCTGGGTAGAACCGATGTAAAAGACCCTTTGCCTAGATCAAAAAAATAG
- a CDS encoding helix-turn-helix transcriptional regulator: MYIRIRNLREDKDLAQREMAEILNCSQRIYSNYECGDVDIPTEILIKLADYHNTTTDYLLGRTDVKDPLPAAKKNRL, from the coding sequence ATGTATATAAGAATCCGAAACCTGCGGGAAGACAAAGATTTAGCACAAAGAGAAATGGCCGAAATTCTGAATTGCAGCCAGAGAATATACAGCAATTATGAATGTGGAGATGTAGATATCCCCACCGAGATTTTAATCAAGCTTGCAGATTACCACAATACCACTACCGATTATCTTCTGGGCAGAACCGATGTAAAAGACCCTTTGCCAGCTGCAAAAAAGAATCGTCTCTAA
- a CDS encoding Crp/Fnr family transcriptional regulator → MTESTPTLEGLFPKWELLTKEQQAQLKKVTAERRFSKGQLLHSGEDKCSGLFLVKSGQLRVFILSENGKQITLYRLFAWDICLFSASCIMKNINFILHVEAEKDSDILVIPPDIYANLMKTSLPVADYTNQLMASRFSDVMWIMEQVLFTSFDSRLASFLVEQSEIEDTTLLRITHDEIARHMGSAREVVTRMLNYFSGEGLVELSRGQVSLINLKKLRSLIQ, encoded by the coding sequence ATGACAGAATCAACGCCCACACTGGAAGGACTGTTTCCCAAATGGGAATTGCTGACCAAGGAACAACAGGCACAGCTAAAAAAGGTGACTGCCGAAAGGCGCTTTTCAAAAGGCCAGCTTCTCCACAGCGGGGAGGATAAATGCTCGGGTCTTTTTTTGGTTAAATCCGGGCAGCTACGGGTATTCATCCTTTCAGAGAACGGTAAGCAGATCACCTTATACCGGCTTTTTGCATGGGATATCTGCCTGTTTTCCGCCTCCTGCATTATGAAAAACATTAACTTTATTCTGCATGTAGAAGCAGAAAAGGATTCCGATATTCTTGTTATTCCCCCCGATATCTATGCAAATCTTATGAAAACCTCTCTGCCTGTGGCGGATTACACCAACCAGCTTATGGCCTCCCGCTTTTCCGATGTGATGTGGATTATGGAGCAGGTGCTTTTCACCAGCTTTGACAGCCGCCTTGCCTCGTTTCTGGTGGAGCAGAGCGAAATTGAGGATACCACCCTGCTGCGGATCACTCACGATGAAATTGCCCGCCATATGGGCAGCGCCCGAGAGGTGGTAACCCGTATGCTCAACTATTTTTCGGGTGAAGGGCTTGTGGAGCTTTCCCGGGGGCAGGTTTCACTGATCAATCTAAAAAAGCTTCGGTCACTGATTCAATAG
- a CDS encoding pirin family protein: MKSKILSTGTLEFGMQVKNPFIACMHHRDEFPQGNAQMGPAVPSSEKPTQQEFDHSAPWRMYYGDTVPGFPVHPHRGFETVTVVLEGFVDHADGLGAMGRYGNGDVQWMTAGAGLQHAEMFPLLSETQPNPMELFQVWLNLPAKSKFVPPHYKMLWDEEIPVIPHMDENGHSTHIRLIAGRYGRITSPSPNPDSWAADPANHVGIWLLTMEPEAQFIIPRGSSTLSRMLYYYSGETMEIESVAFSSGSFAELDGGEGIVLKNGSKESRLLLLEGEPIDEPVVAHGPFVMNTREEIMQAFNDYQKTQFGGWPWAQGGPVAPREKGRFAQYEDGRVEYPEDK, translated from the coding sequence ATGAAATCAAAGATTCTTTCCACCGGCACATTGGAATTCGGCATGCAGGTTAAGAATCCGTTTATTGCGTGTATGCACCATCGGGATGAATTCCCTCAAGGCAATGCTCAAATGGGGCCAGCGGTTCCCAGCAGCGAAAAGCCCACACAGCAGGAATTCGATCACAGCGCACCTTGGCGCATGTATTACGGAGATACGGTTCCCGGCTTTCCGGTGCATCCCCATCGGGGCTTTGAAACGGTTACTGTGGTGTTGGAGGGCTTTGTGGATCATGCCGATGGCTTGGGTGCCATGGGCCGATATGGCAACGGCGATGTGCAGTGGATGACAGCCGGTGCCGGGCTCCAGCATGCTGAAATGTTTCCGCTCCTTTCCGAAACGCAGCCCAACCCTATGGAGCTGTTTCAGGTATGGCTGAATCTTCCGGCAAAAAGCAAGTTTGTGCCTCCTCATTATAAAATGCTGTGGGATGAGGAAATCCCCGTTATTCCCCACATGGATGAAAACGGGCACAGCACCCATATCCGCCTGATAGCCGGGCGCTATGGCCGTATTACAAGCCCCTCGCCCAACCCGGATTCATGGGCGGCTGATCCCGCCAATCATGTGGGTATTTGGCTGCTGACCATGGAGCCTGAGGCCCAGTTTATCATCCCTCGTGGCTCGTCTACCCTGAGCCGGATGCTGTATTATTACAGCGGTGAGACAATGGAAATCGAATCGGTGGCATTTTCTTCCGGCTCCTTTGCGGAGCTGGATGGGGGAGAAGGCATTGTGCTGAAAAACGGTTCCAAAGAAAGCCGCCTTTTGCTTTTGGAGGGCGAACCCATTGATGAACCGGTTGTGGCTCACGGCCCTTTTGTAATGAATACACGGGAAGAAATTATGCAGGCCTTCAACGACTACCAAAAGACACAGTTTGGCGGATGGCCATGGGCACAAGGCGGCCCGGTGGCTCCCAGAGAAAAGGGGCGCTTTGCCCAGTATGAGGATGGCCGGGTAGAATACCCAGAGGATAAATGA